A genomic window from Oceanobacillus timonensis includes:
- a CDS encoding GTP pyrophosphokinase, protein MDESKQLNQLKMVRQELTRFMLSYKFGLDEINTKLNILQEEFEHIHDYNPIEHLKSRMKSPESILRKCQRKNISITQESIKDYIKDIAGIRIVCSFISDIYKISEIIQGQQDIKVIEIKDYIKNPKPNGYKSLHLILAIPVFFSDRQEEVFIEIQIRTVAMDFWASLEHKIYYKYDGEVPAHLVEELTTSANIANQLDEKMEFLHTEVNGEKTDKHADSDLDFLPLDNKRFPLPKQLLESLMEKRDKE, encoded by the coding sequence ATGGATGAATCAAAACAATTAAACCAGTTAAAAATGGTACGACAAGAGCTGACGCGTTTTATGCTCAGCTATAAATTCGGACTGGATGAAATCAACACAAAGCTAAACATCCTTCAGGAAGAATTTGAGCATATTCATGACTATAATCCAATTGAACATTTAAAATCCCGTATGAAATCACCGGAAAGTATTTTACGAAAATGCCAGCGTAAAAATATATCGATTACACAAGAATCTATCAAGGACTATATCAAGGATATTGCTGGAATCCGAATTGTCTGCTCTTTCATCTCTGATATTTATAAAATCAGTGAAATCATTCAAGGACAGCAGGATATCAAAGTGATAGAAATCAAAGATTATATTAAAAATCCAAAACCAAATGGCTATAAAAGCCTGCATTTGATTTTAGCGATTCCTGTCTTTTTCTCGGATCGTCAGGAGGAAGTGTTTATCGAAATTCAAATTCGCACGGTTGCTATGGATTTCTGGGCAAGCCTGGAGCATAAAATTTATTATAAATATGATGGCGAAGTACCGGCGCATCTTGTCGAAGAGTTGACTACCAGCGCCAATATTGCCAATCAATTAGATGAGAAAATGGAGTTCCTTCATACAGAAGTCAACGGAGAAAAAACCGATAAACATGCAGATAGCGATCTTGATTTTCTGCCATTGGATAATAAACGCTTCCCGCTGCCAAAGCAGTTGTTGGAATCGTTAATGGAAAAAAGAGATAAAGAATAA